One segment of Acidianus sp. HS-5 DNA contains the following:
- the uppS gene encoding polyprenyl diphosphate synthase, whose protein sequence is MLQRLLKPVYIIYEKWLWNQVKDGPIPKHVGIIPDGNRRWARQNNSSFKEAYFQGYKKLKEVLIWLAELGVRDVTVFALSTENCDKRTSQELSVILKYIKMGIDDLLTEDYIYKYKVKVRAIGQLYKLPEDVRLSISRVVEKSSSFNERSLTLAICYGGRQEILDAVEKLLDEYKKGITKDIALNEEAFRKYFYDKELEDIDLVIRTSGEMRISNFLLWHLAYSELFFCDVYWPEFRKIDLWRAIRSYQRRKRNFGA, encoded by the coding sequence ATGCTCCAACGATTATTGAAGCCCGTTTATATAATCTATGAAAAATGGCTTTGGAATCAGGTTAAGGATGGTCCCATTCCAAAGCATGTAGGTATAATACCAGACGGTAATAGAAGATGGGCTAGGCAGAACAACTCAAGTTTTAAAGAAGCGTATTTTCAAGGATATAAAAAACTTAAAGAAGTTTTAATTTGGCTCGCAGAACTTGGAGTTAGAGACGTTACTGTTTTTGCGTTATCTACAGAGAATTGTGATAAAAGAACTTCACAAGAGCTTAGCGTAATTTTAAAATACATAAAAATGGGTATAGATGATCTTTTAACTGAAGATTATATTTACAAATATAAAGTAAAGGTTAGGGCAATAGGTCAGCTTTATAAGTTACCTGAAGATGTTAGATTATCAATATCAAGAGTTGTTGAAAAGTCGTCTTCATTTAATGAAAGAAGTTTAACCCTTGCAATATGCTATGGAGGTAGGCAGGAAATACTTGACGCAGTAGAAAAGCTTTTAGATGAATATAAAAAGGGTATAACTAAAGATATTGCGTTAAATGAAGAAGCTTTTAGAAAATATTTCTACGATAAGGAACTAGAAGACATAGATTTGGTAATAAGAACTTCTGGGGAGATGAGAATAAGTAATTTTCTTCTATGGCATTTAGCTTATTCTGAGCTATTCTTCTGTGATGTGTATTGGCCTGAATTTAGAAAAATAGATTTATGGAGAGCCATTAGGTCTTATCAGAGAAGGAAAAGGAATTTTGGAGCTTAA
- a CDS encoding 30S ribosomal protein S8e, which translates to MGVYQGNDLRKITGGLKSSRRDKRKFEMGRLPTETKLHTEDIREKIRVMGGNAKIKLKYVTFANVYNPSDRSYKKVKILEVEEVPSNREYARRGIIVKGAKIRTEMGEAIVTSRPGQDGVINAILVQK; encoded by the coding sequence ATGGGCGTTTATCAAGGTAATGATTTAAGGAAGATAACTGGAGGACTAAAAAGCAGTCGTAGAGATAAAAGGAAATTTGAAATGGGGAGATTACCTACAGAGACAAAGCTTCATACTGAAGATATAAGAGAAAAAATAAGAGTTATGGGAGGCAATGCTAAAATTAAATTAAAGTATGTCACTTTTGCGAATGTCTATAATCCTTCTGATCGTAGTTATAAGAAAGTTAAAATTTTAGAGGTAGAGGAAGTACCATCAAATAGAGAATATGCCAGAAGAGGTATAATAGTAAAGGGTGCAAAGATAAGGACAGAAATGGGTGAAGCCATAGTAACTTCAAGGCCCGGACAAGACGGAGTTATAAATGCTATCCTGGTTCAGAAATGA
- a CDS encoding lyase family protein — MKYTEVAPKLFMDTGTRFPRKIIWAMGVVKLACARANAKLNLLDEGIAKAIEDASIELMEGRHDDKVVLDVFQTGSGTGLNMNINEIIAERASELSSKKVHPNDHVNMSQSSNDVVPTAIRISAVSNMVENLIPSLKEILSSLNVKSKEYDNVIKSGRTHLRDALPITLGQELSAYYDALNHDLEQLNNVIEYIKELPIGGTAVGTGLNAHPKFSETVIQEINEVTSLNFKTSNKFRSMRFLTDLLLLSGIMRNIATELYRIGQDFRLMFSGPFTSIGEIDIPTQEEIAGSSIMPGKTNPVTVEATLLVSSEVVGLDHANQMASMLGEFELAMGVPLVGYNIVLQENLLSEALRKFSSLVINGMKPNIEKMKRYAESSPSLITVISPIVGYDEASQIGKMLVKGMSIREALREMGFEDKDIDKILDLQQLVKPGIPAKSQK, encoded by the coding sequence ATGAAATATACGGAAGTAGCCCCTAAACTTTTTATGGATACCGGGACCAGGTTTCCAAGAAAAATAATTTGGGCAATGGGAGTAGTTAAACTTGCATGTGCAAGAGCAAATGCAAAATTAAACCTTTTAGACGAAGGCATAGCGAAAGCTATAGAAGATGCTTCAATAGAACTTATGGAAGGTAGGCATGATGATAAAGTAGTTCTAGATGTTTTTCAGACTGGTTCTGGAACAGGCTTAAATATGAATATTAACGAAATTATAGCTGAAAGAGCTTCAGAATTATCAAGTAAAAAGGTTCATCCAAATGATCACGTTAATATGTCTCAGTCTTCTAATGATGTAGTACCTACAGCAATAAGAATATCTGCAGTATCTAATATGGTGGAAAATTTAATCCCATCGCTTAAGGAGATTCTCTCATCGCTCAATGTTAAAAGCAAAGAATATGATAATGTTATAAAATCTGGAAGGACGCATTTAAGAGATGCCTTACCTATAACTTTAGGTCAAGAGTTGTCTGCATATTATGACGCATTAAACCATGATTTAGAGCAATTAAATAATGTTATTGAATATATAAAGGAATTACCTATAGGCGGTACTGCAGTAGGAACAGGATTAAATGCTCATCCAAAATTCTCTGAAACAGTAATTCAAGAAATAAACGAAGTTACATCCCTTAATTTCAAGACTTCCAATAAGTTTAGATCAATGAGATTTTTAACAGATCTTTTATTACTTAGTGGTATAATGAGAAATATTGCTACAGAACTTTATAGAATTGGTCAAGATTTTAGATTGATGTTTTCAGGTCCCTTCACATCGATTGGAGAAATCGATATTCCGACTCAAGAAGAGATAGCAGGAAGCAGTATAATGCCCGGTAAGACAAATCCAGTAACAGTTGAAGCTACTCTTTTAGTTTCTTCAGAAGTAGTAGGTCTAGATCATGCAAATCAAATGGCGTCAATGTTAGGCGAATTTGAGTTAGCTATGGGTGTTCCATTGGTTGGCTATAATATAGTCCTTCAAGAGAATCTTTTATCAGAAGCTTTACGTAAATTCTCTTCATTAGTAATAAACGGAATGAAGCCTAATATAGAGAAGATGAAAAGATATGCTGAAAGTAGTCCATCATTGATAACAGTTATTTCTCCCATAGTAGGTTATGATGAAGCCTCACAGATAGGTAAAATGTTGGTCAAGGGAATGTCAATTAGAGAGGCGTTAAGAGAAATGGGATTTGAAGATAAAGATATTGACAAGATTTTAGATTTGCAACAGTTAGTAAAGCCTGGAATTCCTGCTAAGTCTCAAAAGTGA
- a CDS encoding MBL fold metallo-hydrolase — protein sequence MKLSKNVEVIPGSPNTLVYDGRIIIDQGGKNANLPINAEVQLATHGHMDHIAGLFKKAKIKFLPKEDYWSLNIIGRRAITYGFSAKNSRIFTYDLIKDELKDEFSDTEVEKIKLPGHTPGHVAYKIDNVLYCGDALFGQKVLESFIFPFYTDFWTAQESLEKLRDLMKSVDFIIISHGPIYKKEKMIDMLNFNVEYNKKLVEEIKEMIRGNPMTSEEVVVKLMLKRGKNDINPTSVFLNEITAKSILSEIAKNIHVEEKGVTFET from the coding sequence ATGAAATTAAGTAAAAATGTAGAAGTTATTCCAGGCAGTCCTAACACTCTTGTATATGATGGAAGGATAATAATAGATCAAGGAGGTAAGAATGCTAATTTGCCCATTAATGCAGAAGTACAATTAGCCACTCACGGCCATATGGATCATATTGCAGGATTATTCAAGAAAGCAAAGATAAAATTCCTCCCGAAGGAAGATTATTGGAGCTTAAATATAATAGGTAGGAGAGCAATAACTTATGGATTCAGTGCAAAAAATTCTAGAATTTTTACTTACGACCTCATAAAGGATGAATTAAAGGATGAATTTAGTGATACTGAAGTAGAGAAAATTAAACTACCAGGCCATACACCTGGACACGTAGCTTACAAAATTGATAATGTATTATATTGCGGTGATGCGTTATTCGGACAAAAAGTTTTAGAATCTTTTATTTTTCCTTTTTATACAGATTTTTGGACCGCACAAGAAAGTTTAGAAAAATTACGAGATCTTATGAAATCTGTTGACTTTATCATAATTTCTCACGGACCTATATATAAAAAGGAAAAAATGATAGATATGCTGAACTTTAACGTAGAATATAACAAAAAGCTAGTAGAGGAAATTAAGGAAATGATAAGAGGTAATCCCATGACTTCAGAGGAAGTTGTAGTAAAGCTCATGTTAAAGAGAGGAAAAAACGATATAAATCCTACATCAGTATTTTTAAACGAGATAACTGCTAAATCAATTTTATCTGAAATAGCAAAAAACATACATGTAGAAGAGAAAGGAGTCACTTTTGAGACTTAG
- a CDS encoding DUF3834 domain-containing protein — MLITTPFAGPVSFPLLVAKELGGEQINLKNSCETNEVGDIILDAITNIAKLNLMGYKIVAGVYIDMYTILGNRNSTKIYTIREGTLADINARLYAKYTNKDVINTDAKSAVKKAEEGNLAIVGIEVKMGEKLEDEFERLGIRTPSCVIYSKVDPTDVLKLYEKGIRIIKEDPINSAKVISSLSKYYSLSVMESIINHYSHKLITNSNELKKSIEVYSQIVPSVAKLELGLS, encoded by the coding sequence ATGTTGATAACAACTCCTTTCGCGGGTCCAGTAAGTTTTCCTCTACTAGTTGCTAAGGAATTAGGAGGAGAACAAATTAATTTAAAAAACTCATGTGAAACTAATGAAGTAGGAGATATAATTTTAGATGCAATAACTAATATAGCAAAACTTAACCTAATGGGATATAAAATAGTAGCAGGAGTTTACATAGATATGTATACTATACTAGGTAACAGAAATTCTACTAAGATTTATACAATTAGGGAAGGAACATTAGCAGACATAAATGCTCGTCTTTACGCAAAGTACACTAATAAGGATGTAATAAATACCGATGCAAAGTCTGCAGTTAAGAAAGCAGAGGAAGGAAATCTGGCGATAGTAGGAATAGAAGTAAAAATGGGAGAAAAACTCGAGGACGAGTTTGAGAGGTTAGGAATAAGAACACCTTCTTGTGTGATCTATTCAAAAGTAGATCCTACTGACGTGCTAAAACTTTATGAAAAAGGAATAAGAATAATAAAGGAAGATCCTATTAACTCGGCCAAGGTAATTTCTTCTCTATCTAAGTATTATTCCTTAAGTGTAATGGAAAGTATAATAAATCATTATAGCCATAAGTTAATAACGAACTCTAATGAACTAAAGAAATCAATAGAAGTTTACTCTCAAATAGTACCCAGTGTGGCTAAGCTAGAATTAGGTCTTTCTTAA
- a CDS encoding CBS domain-containing protein — protein MIVKTLEVLRPPVISIEDNLMQAFKKINERGIGRIIIANDKVEGILSTRDLLSVYLSFCPQGCSQGDLYKMSNMKASLYMTPNPSVVSEKDDVLDAITIMVTRNFGSLPVVDDLGKPTGIVTEREMLLSFQDLEVLFPVSMFMSKKVSTISKDTDIVQATRQMLHRGFRRLPVVDEEGKVIGIITAADCIKAASKSVEKLDPDYFFNKKITDIMSTPPITIEEDRSINEAAATLIEKNIGALLILDDESKPRGIITERDLLVALHYQLHLQFLRKT, from the coding sequence ATGATAGTAAAGACATTAGAGGTATTAAGACCCCCTGTAATTTCAATTGAAGATAATTTAATGCAGGCATTTAAGAAGATAAATGAAAGAGGAATTGGAAGAATAATAATAGCTAATGATAAAGTTGAAGGAATACTTTCTACTAGAGATTTACTTTCCGTTTATCTTAGCTTTTGCCCACAAGGTTGCAGCCAGGGCGATCTATATAAAATGAGTAATATGAAAGCATCATTATACATGACTCCGAATCCTTCAGTTGTAAGTGAAAAAGATGATGTATTGGATGCAATAACTATAATGGTGACAAGAAATTTTGGATCTTTACCAGTTGTAGATGATCTAGGCAAGCCTACTGGCATAGTAACTGAAAGAGAAATGCTATTGAGTTTTCAAGATCTTGAAGTTTTATTCCCAGTAAGTATGTTCATGAGTAAGAAAGTAAGTACAATAAGTAAAGATACTGATATAGTACAAGCGACAAGACAGATGTTACACAGAGGATTTAGAAGGCTACCAGTAGTTGATGAAGAAGGAAAAGTTATAGGAATAATAACTGCTGCAGATTGTATTAAAGCCGCATCAAAGAGCGTAGAAAAATTAGATCCTGATTACTTCTTTAATAAAAAAATTACAGATATAATGAGTACTCCACCAATAACTATAGAAGAAGATAGATCAATAAATGAAGCAGCAGCCACTCTGATAGAGAAGAATATTGGTGCTTTACTTATATTAGATGATGAGTCAAAACCTAGAGGTATAATAACTGAAAGAGATTTATTGGTAGCACTTCATTATCAGCTTCATTTACAGTTTTTAAGAAAGACCTAA